The following coding sequences are from one Nicotiana tomentosiformis chromosome 3, ASM39032v3, whole genome shotgun sequence window:
- the LOC104107163 gene encoding uncharacterized protein codes for MAASTTACLTNVEHGFSSKPRFGRLFPSKSAPRFLAMAPKKKVNKYDDAWKKQWYGAGLFYEGGEQVEVDVFKKLEKRKVLSTVEKAGLLSKAEELGFTLSSIEKLGVFSKAEELGLLSLLEKAASFSPSALASAALPILVAAILAIVLIPDDSAGLVAVQAVLAGALGLGAVGLLVGSVVLDGLQEAD; via the exons ATGGCGGCTTCAACCACAGCTTGTCTGACAAATGTAGAACATGGCTTTAGTTCCAAGCCCCGATTTGGCCGCTTATTTCCCTCTAAAAGCGCCCCGCGTTTCTTGGCCATGGCTCCTAAAAAGAAG GTGAACAAGTATGATGATGCTTGGAAAAAACAATGGTACGGAGCGGGACTATTCTACGAGGGCGGAGAACAAGTGGAAGTTGATGTGTTCAAAAAACTGGAGAAGCGAAAAGTTTTGAGCACTGTGGAGAAAGCTGGGCTTCTATCAAAGGCCGAAGAGCTAGGCTTTACGCTGTCCTCCATAGAGAAGTTAGGTGTATTTTCGAAGGCCGAAGAACTTGGTCTGCTTAGTTTGCTGGAGAAGGCCGCGAGTTTCTCTCCTTCTGCTTTGGCGTCGGCAGCGCTTCCTATTTTAGTGGCGGCTATACTAGCAATCGTGTTGATACCCGATGATTCTGCGGGTCTTGTGGCGGTCCAGGCCGTTTTGGCTGGAGCACTCGGGTTGGGAGCTGTCGGGTTGTTAGTTGGATCAGTGGTTTTGGATGGGTTGCAGGAGGCTGATTGA
- the LOC138907167 gene encoding protein NRT1/ PTR FAMILY 4.6-like, whose translation MDHVKTLTMWEGYVDWRNRPAMKGCHGGVVAASFVLVVEILENLAYLATASNLVLYLSKNMNFSPSASANIVTNFMGTSFLLALLGGFSSDACLTTYYIYLISAAIEFMGLLMLTFQARIPSLRPPICASINRNTSCNEAGRGQAAMLFGGLYLVALGVGGIKGSLPAHGAEQFDENSPQGRKHRSTFFNYYIFCLSCGALIAVTLVVWVEDNKGWQWGFGISTVAILSSIAIFLFGSGTYRIKVPKGSPFTTIFKVLVAAFCNSLFPKNSINNVLDTRKSPQNKTEISHEEEGHGEWKEEIQSEMKDQKFIDKSTMNKAAYPSLHCTVTQVEEVKTVVKILPIFMSTVMLNCCLAQLSTFSIQQAATMNTYIGALKVPPASLPIFPVIFTMILAPVYNHIIIPFARAATKSEMGITHLQRIGTGLFLSIVAMTVAALVEMKRKRVAAQSGLMNSTEPLPITFLWVALQYLFLGSADLFSLAGLMEFFFTEAPLSMRSLATAVSWASLAMGYYLSSVIVSIVNHITGRFQRTPWLYGSNLNHYHLERFYWLMCILSGLNFLHYLLWATRYKYRSTEPDDQRGKNDNTP comes from the exons atg GATCATGTGAAGACACTGACCATGTGGGAAGGTTACGTGGACTGGAGAAACAGGCCAGCCATGAAAGGATGTCATGGAGGTGTGGTTGCCGCCTCTTTTGTGTTGG TGGTGGAGattttagagaacttagcatacctGGCAACTGCGAGCAATCTAGTCCTTTATCTATCaaaaaatatgaatttttctCCATCTGCTTCAGCCAACATAGTTACCAACTTTATGGGAACTTCCTTCCTTCTCGCTCTACTTGGCGGGTTTTCATCTGATGCTTGCCTCACCACCTATTACATCTATCTGATTAGTGCAGCAATTGAATTTATG GGACTATTGATGCTCACATTTCAAGCTCGCATACCTTCCCTGAGGCCGCCTATCTGTGCATCCATAAACAGAAACACCTCCTGTAACGAAGCTGGTCGTGGCCAAGCAGCAATGTTATTTGGTGGCCTCTACCTGGTGGCCTTGGGTGTTGGAGGGATAAAAGGTTCACTTCCTGCACATGGAGCGGAGCAATTCGATGAGAATTCGCCACAAGGAAGGAAGCACAGATCTACCTTCTTCAATTATTACATCTTCTGCCTCTCTTGTGGAGCATTGATTGCAGTGACATTAGTAGTATGGGTAGAAGATAATAAAGGCTGGCAGTGGGGTTTTGGTATCTCAACCGTAGCAATATTGAGCTCAATTGCCATTTTCCTCTTTGGATCTGGGACTTACAGGATCAAAGTTCCCAAAGGAAGCCCATTTACAACCATTTTTAAG GTTCTAGTAGCAGCATTTTGCAACTCTCTTTTTCCTAAGAATTCTATCAATAATGTGTTAGACACGAGGAAATCCCCCCAAAACAAAACTGAGATAAGTCACGAAGAAGAAGGACACGGGGAATGGAAGGAagaaattcagagtgaaatgaagGACCAGAAGTTCATCGATAAATCAACAATGAACAAAGCAGCCTACCCATCACTTCACTGCACAGTCACACAAGTAGAAGAGGTGAAAACAGTCGTCAAGATCTTGCCAATATTTATGTCAACCGTTATGCTGAACTGTTGCTTGGCTCAGCTTTCAACATTTTCTATACAACAAGCAGCCACCATGAACACATATATTGGTGCTCTAAAAGTTCCACCAGCTTCTCTTCCAATATTTCCAGTCATATTCACCATGATACTGGCACCAGTATATAATCATATTATAATCCCCTTCGCCAGGGCAGCGACTAAGAGTGAAATGGGCATTACTCATCTACAGAGAATCGGAACCGGGCTATTCCTATCAATTGTAGCCATGACTGTTGCAGCTCTAGTGGAGATGAAGCGGAAGAGAGTGGCAGCGCAATCTGGCTTAATGAATTCAACTGAACCACTACCTATAACATTTCTTTGGGTAGCATTGCAATATCTGTTCCTGGGATCAGCTGATCTCTTCAGCTTGGCTGGCTTGATGGAGTTCTTCTTCACAGAGGCCCCCTTAAGCATGAGGTCATTGGCAACAGCAGTCTCTTGGGCATCACTAGCCATGGGTTATTACCTTAGTTCAGTGATCGTATCAATAGTAAACCATATAACTGGTAGGTTTCAGCGAACGCCATGGCTCTACGGGAGTAATTTGAATCATTATCACCTTGAAAGGTTTTATTGGTTGATGTGCATATTAAGTGGGTTAAATTTCCTACATTATCTCCTCTGGGCTACTCGCTACAAGTACAGATCAACAGAGCCTGATGACCAGAGAGGCAAAAATGACAACACACCGTAA